Proteins from one Candidatus Binatia bacterium genomic window:
- a CDS encoding radical SAM protein: protein MPAESNISVEDRRAATTVTTSGSGHRFEIQLGHLCNNRCVFCSSGQLSALKIARPIAIEPIVEALEEARARGATHVTFLGGEPTIHKRFLDALARAVEIGFEQIVIFTNGVMFPHPGFIDAVTALGRFEWRISIQGATADAHVTTTGREDSFDRILYGLGELQRRGQLVTANMCVNERSYRSLPAYPELLARYGVRQLHVDIVRPESAGERDEAYLREIMPRYSNMAPYYAAMLEGFERTDPEFDVNIGNLPYCILPEWGSSIHHGGQETITKSSDGSALEDAMNKYAWHSSLRRYLPGCDGCVFRSRCTGVFRGYLELHGSDEFRPVSRGELLVRDPARRNLVLLIEPLLGPLRAALVGGELPAQWRLLHERSEDRRRRVEIELAYAGGGEVRLGIVAPGTVPHHVLRCEAYDVEADADLEVSAEALDDLLVWVRGRLAEGLAPGAGPEPAHDAVDRALRRALMRRGRQRVALLAERLHSGFSRPGWRLDRLRWADESTGELVVRGPAGAHVDLRFALGVRGSRSQVGVDFRSAAPADEGGARAVIDDLVRLLRGASPDAGAASIQ, encoded by the coding sequence ATGCCTGCCGAGTCGAACATCAGCGTGGAGGATCGGCGCGCGGCCACGACCGTGACGACCTCGGGCTCGGGGCACCGGTTCGAGATTCAGCTCGGGCATCTGTGCAACAACCGCTGCGTGTTCTGTTCCAGCGGGCAGCTCAGTGCGCTGAAGATCGCCCGGCCCATTGCGATCGAGCCGATCGTCGAGGCGTTGGAGGAAGCGCGGGCGCGCGGCGCCACCCACGTGACGTTTCTCGGCGGCGAGCCGACCATTCACAAGCGTTTTCTGGACGCGCTTGCGAGAGCGGTCGAGATCGGGTTCGAGCAGATAGTCATCTTCACCAACGGGGTGATGTTCCCACATCCGGGTTTCATCGATGCGGTCACGGCGCTCGGCCGCTTCGAGTGGCGGATCTCCATTCAGGGAGCGACGGCCGACGCGCACGTCACCACCACGGGCCGGGAGGATTCGTTCGACCGGATCCTCTACGGTCTCGGCGAGCTGCAGCGCCGTGGCCAGCTCGTTACCGCCAACATGTGCGTCAACGAGCGCAGCTATCGATCGTTGCCGGCGTATCCCGAGCTGCTGGCCCGCTACGGCGTGCGGCAACTGCACGTCGACATCGTGCGCCCGGAGAGCGCCGGCGAACGCGACGAGGCGTACCTGCGAGAGATCATGCCGCGTTACTCCAACATGGCGCCGTACTATGCCGCAATGCTGGAGGGCTTCGAACGAACCGATCCCGAGTTCGACGTCAACATCGGCAACCTGCCGTACTGCATCCTGCCGGAGTGGGGATCGAGCATTCATCACGGCGGGCAGGAGACGATCACCAAGTCCTCGGACGGCAGCGCGCTCGAAGACGCGATGAACAAGTACGCCTGGCACTCGTCGTTGCGCAGGTACCTGCCCGGGTGCGACGGCTGCGTGTTTCGCTCGCGCTGCACGGGCGTGTTCCGCGGCTACCTCGAATTGCACGGCAGTGACGAGTTCCGCCCGGTCAGTCGCGGCGAGTTGCTGGTCCGCGACCCGGCGCGCCGCAATCTCGTCCTGCTCATCGAACCGCTGCTCGGGCCATTGCGTGCCGCCCTCGTTGGCGGTGAGCTGCCGGCACAATGGCGTTTACTCCACGAGCGTAGCGAGGACCGCCGGCGCCGCGTCGAGATCGAGCTGGCGTATGCCGGGGGCGGCGAGGTCAGACTGGGCATCGTGGCGCCCGGGACGGTCCCGCATCACGTCCTGCGTTGCGAGGCCTACGATGTCGAGGCGGACGCCGACCTCGAGGTGTCGGCGGAGGCGCTGGATGACCTGCTGGTCTGGGTGCGCGGCCGGCTGGCGGAGGGATTGGCTCCGGGTGCCGGACCGGAGCCGGCACACGACGCCGTCGACCGCGCCCTGCGCCGGGCGCTGATGAGGCGGGGGCGTCAGCGGGTCGCGTTGCTCGCCGAGCGGCTGCACAGCGGGTTCTCCCGGCCGGGCTGGCGCCTCGACCGGTTGCGGTGGGCGGACGAGAGCACGGGTGAGCTGGTGGTTCGCGGCCCCGCGGGGGCGCACGTGGATCTGCGCTTTGCGCTGGGGGTGCGAGGGAGCCGCTCGCAAGTGGGGGTCGATTTCCGTTCTGCCGCGCCCGCAGACGAGGGTGGGGCGAGGGCCGTCATCGACGACCTCGTCAGGCTGCTGCGCGGAGCGTCGCCCGACGCCGGCGCCGCGAGCATCCAGTAA